A stretch of the bacterium genome encodes the following:
- a CDS encoding alginate lyase family protein: protein MKTLLRTWRTVRHLRPVQIKGQIRRRLLQALPYMPPRPPGSALEASPIASPCLVPETGSNSESSISSGRFVFLNQSRDLGRPPVWQREDLSKLWLYNLHYFDWLWLLDYSRGRDAVDDWIRRYPPGKDKAGWEPYPLTLRLANWALYFYGKYKEDLRMDPAFVRLLAPSLLLQGRMLRKNTEYHLLGNHYFDNGAVLALLGSIFRGPESEKWLRTGEKIMFEQIPEQILPDGTHFELSPMYQCRIAFLLIHLVGYGRSPLAEIAGEALGRTLASLERLTHPDGEIALFNDSAFGIYPPPSALHKSAEILNIALPRSSPGFWALPYAGYYGWKDGSGNYLICDAGPTGPDYIPGHAHGDIFSFELSLAGTRFIVDTGVCGYSPGGLRSYCRSTAAHNTVEIEKTDQSEFWGSFRVGHRARPREVRAAENGNGFSLSGWHDGYRHLSGRPIHRRTFRWQSSPPLLEIEDTIQSSSDVRARSRFHIHPRVSIEREGPETLVLRRGTTAARISFPGCPGVTVGAAPYCPEFSTERSMPVIVAESSGRNIVFKTRVSLL from the coding sequence GTGAAGACCCTCCTGCGAACATGGCGCACGGTCAGGCACCTTCGCCCGGTTCAGATCAAGGGACAGATCCGGCGGCGGCTGCTGCAGGCGCTTCCGTATATGCCTCCGCGGCCGCCGGGAAGCGCTCTGGAAGCTTCCCCCATAGCTTCTCCTTGCCTTGTTCCCGAAACCGGATCGAACTCGGAATCGAGCATATCGAGCGGGCGGTTCGTCTTCCTCAACCAGTCCCGGGATTTAGGCCGGCCACCGGTCTGGCAGCGCGAAGATCTTTCCAAGCTCTGGCTCTACAACCTCCACTACTTCGATTGGCTGTGGCTTCTCGATTATTCCCGGGGCAGGGACGCCGTCGACGACTGGATACGCCGCTATCCTCCGGGAAAGGATAAAGCGGGCTGGGAGCCCTACCCCCTGACTCTACGTCTCGCCAACTGGGCCCTTTATTTTTACGGGAAATACAAAGAAGACCTGCGTATGGACCCCGCGTTTGTCCGTCTATTGGCGCCTTCTCTACTCCTCCAGGGCCGGATGCTGCGCAAAAACACGGAATACCACCTTTTAGGCAACCACTATTTCGACAACGGCGCGGTGCTGGCTCTCCTGGGAAGCATCTTCCGGGGACCCGAATCCGAAAAGTGGCTGCGAACGGGAGAGAAGATCATGTTCGAACAGATCCCGGAGCAGATTCTTCCGGACGGGACCCATTTCGAACTGTCCCCCATGTACCAATGCCGGATCGCTTTCCTCCTGATCCACCTCGTCGGCTACGGGCGAAGCCCGTTGGCGGAAATCGCCGGGGAAGCCCTGGGCCGGACCCTCGCTTCTCTCGAACGCCTGACCCATCCCGACGGGGAAATCGCCCTTTTCAACGACTCGGCCTTCGGAATCTATCCCCCCCCGAGCGCCCTGCACAAGAGTGCCGAAATCCTGAACATCGCCCTCCCCCGGTCGAGCCCCGGGTTCTGGGCCCTCCCCTACGCCGGGTACTACGGCTGGAAAGACGGATCCGGAAACTACCTGATCTGCGACGCCGGCCCGACAGGGCCGGACTATATTCCCGGCCACGCGCACGGAGACATCTTTTCCTTCGAGCTTTCATTGGCCGGAACCCGCTTCATCGTCGATACCGGAGTTTGCGGGTATTCCCCGGGAGGGCTGCGCTCCTATTGCCGTTCAACCGCGGCGCATAACACCGTCGAAATCGAAAAGACCGACCAGAGCGAGTTCTGGGGGTCTTTCCGGGTCGGTCACCGGGCCCGACCCCGCGAGGTACGCGCCGCGGAGAACGGCAACGGTTTTTCGCTCTCCGGCTGGCATGACGGCTATCGGCACTTATCCGGCAGGCCGATTCACCGGCGCACGTTCCGCTGGCAGTCCTCCCCTCCCCTCCTGGAAATCGAGGACACGATCCAATCTTCCTCGGACGTGCGGGCGCGGTCCCGTTTTCATATCCATCCCCGGGTCTCGATCGAGCGCGAGGGCCCGGAAACGCTGGTCCTGCGCCGGGGAACGACGGCCGCCAGGATTTCGTTCCCGGGTTGTCCCGGCGTCACGGTCGGCGCCGCCCCGTATTGCCCGGAATTTTCCACCGAGCGCTCCATGCCCGTTATCGTCGCCGAAAGCAGCGGACGCAATATCGTCTTCAAGACCCGGGTGTCATTGCTATAA
- a CDS encoding glycosyltransferase family 4 protein translates to MNIIFFSHYFVPEVNAPANRTYANCKRWAKAGHRVTIITSVPNCPRGKVYPGYRNRRIQREKVDGIEVVRVWTFIAANQGTLFRIVNYLSYFVSSVIAAVSLPRPDAVIATSPQFFCGWAGLWAARLKNVPFILEIRDIWPESIKAVGALRSSLLIRALEHLELKMYRGACKIIAVGEGYREILLSKGVAPDKVEVIPNGVDRELFSPREPDRDLERALDAKGAFICAYVGTIGMACGLEIVLDAAQILLETGRNDILFLLVGDGAQKSELERKARERGLNNVRFTGQVSREEVPAYLSISGVVLVHLKKTPLFTTVMPSKIFEAAGMKKPIICGVAGKAAALIAKAEAGVNITPGSAEELAAAVVDLADQPDKRESFGEQGYRYIVSRFDREELADRYLEIIVRTMEKPSNV, encoded by the coding sequence GTGAATATCATCTTTTTTTCGCATTACTTTGTCCCGGAGGTCAACGCTCCCGCCAACCGGACCTACGCCAACTGTAAACGTTGGGCGAAGGCCGGCCACCGAGTCACCATTATCACCAGCGTTCCCAACTGCCCCCGGGGTAAAGTTTATCCAGGCTACCGCAACCGGAGAATCCAGCGCGAGAAGGTCGACGGCATCGAGGTGGTGAGGGTATGGACCTTCATCGCCGCCAATCAGGGGACTTTGTTCCGGATCGTCAACTATCTTTCCTACTTCGTCAGTTCCGTCATCGCTGCCGTAAGCCTGCCCCGCCCCGACGCCGTCATCGCCACCTCCCCGCAGTTTTTCTGCGGCTGGGCCGGACTTTGGGCAGCGCGCCTGAAAAACGTCCCTTTCATCCTCGAAATACGCGATATCTGGCCTGAGTCCATCAAGGCGGTTGGGGCCCTGCGCTCCTCCCTTCTGATCCGGGCTCTGGAACATCTCGAACTCAAGATGTACCGGGGGGCATGCAAAATTATCGCGGTCGGAGAAGGCTACCGGGAGATTCTGTTGAGTAAAGGCGTTGCGCCCGATAAGGTCGAGGTAATCCCCAACGGGGTCGATCGTGAACTTTTTTCGCCCCGGGAACCGGACCGGGATCTGGAGCGGGCACTCGACGCCAAGGGCGCCTTCATCTGCGCCTATGTGGGCACCATCGGCATGGCCTGCGGCCTGGAAATCGTCTTGGACGCAGCTCAAATCCTGCTGGAAACCGGAAGGAACGACATTCTTTTCCTCCTCGTCGGCGACGGGGCTCAGAAATCGGAATTGGAGCGGAAAGCCCGGGAGCGGGGCCTGAACAACGTCAGATTCACAGGCCAGGTTTCCCGGGAAGAGGTCCCTGCATATCTTTCCATCTCCGGGGTCGTTTTGGTTCATCTGAAGAAAACCCCCCTTTTCACCACGGTGATGCCCTCCAAAATCTTTGAGGCAGCGGGGATGAAGAAACCTATAATCTGCGGGGTAGCCGGAAAAGCGGCGGCGCTGATCGCGAAAGCGGAAGCGGGGGTGAACATAACCCCCGGCAGCGCCGAAGAACTGGCGGCGGCCGTTGTGGACTTGGCCGACCAACCGGATAAGCGGGAATCGTTCGGGGAGCAGGGGTACCGCTATATAGTTTCCCGTTTCGACCGGGAAGAACTGGCGGATCGCTACCTGGAAATCATCGTTCGGACAATGGAGAAACCCAGTAATGTTTGA
- a CDS encoding MraY family glycosyltransferase, with protein MFDLLPGYIKTWYFLPGVFCCGLALSLLITPGLIRYARKHGIVDQGGYRKKHQAAVPVIGGVAVLFPFVFICAALGLLGQLGVDHWRLAARIGVLGPVMEFARERFSLRPDLLILCLGAVAAAFLGMLDDLRGLKARVKLLGQIVIALFICATGRYLKLIYIPFVGGFELNPVWGVIASSFWIVGLMNAFNLIDGIDGLAAGVGMITAAALAVLGGLNGNAFMVMVCAALVGTLGGFLRFNFAPAKIFLGDTGSMLIGYLLAAITLLGTYKSETAFILVAPILALSLPLFEAFISMLRRFIRGVPIFAGDNYHTHHRLLYRGLSERKAVSILYAVTLFLSVSAVLNNIIPEKTRWAWVPPVLYFGTLIWLTWWAGYLRPQAIGRIFSRRARNSVLTTLAKYASQTISTPHREVSLEEVFDICRREIKLDCLEAWFESSGTVICSCRAPGYSGDGTSVIKISPPTGRTVLVRYTFREGMSEEERIDALACLGGIFEQADTDAIARRLNLL; from the coding sequence ATGTTTGACCTTCTGCCGGGATATATCAAAACCTGGTATTTCCTTCCCGGCGTCTTCTGTTGCGGGCTCGCGCTCTCGCTCCTGATCACGCCCGGTCTGATCCGTTACGCCCGAAAACACGGAATCGTGGATCAGGGCGGTTACAGGAAAAAACATCAGGCGGCCGTGCCGGTCATCGGCGGAGTAGCCGTGCTTTTCCCTTTCGTCTTCATCTGCGCGGCGCTCGGGCTGCTGGGCCAGTTGGGAGTCGACCACTGGAGACTGGCCGCCAGAATCGGCGTGCTGGGCCCGGTCATGGAATTCGCTCGGGAACGTTTTTCCCTGCGGCCGGATCTTCTCATCCTTTGCCTGGGCGCCGTCGCGGCGGCTTTCCTGGGAATGCTCGACGACCTACGCGGCCTGAAAGCACGGGTCAAACTGCTGGGCCAAATCGTTATCGCTCTCTTTATCTGCGCCACCGGCCGCTATCTGAAGTTGATATATATCCCCTTCGTCGGCGGATTCGAACTCAATCCGGTCTGGGGCGTCATCGCCAGTTCTTTTTGGATCGTGGGATTGATGAACGCCTTCAACCTCATCGACGGAATCGACGGACTGGCGGCGGGAGTGGGGATGATCACCGCCGCCGCCCTGGCCGTACTCGGGGGCTTGAACGGTAACGCGTTCATGGTCATGGTCTGCGCCGCCCTGGTCGGAACGCTGGGAGGATTCCTGCGGTTCAATTTCGCGCCGGCCAAAATTTTTCTCGGCGATACCGGAAGCATGCTGATCGGTTATCTGTTGGCGGCGATCACCCTGCTGGGAACGTACAAGTCGGAGACGGCCTTCATCCTGGTCGCTCCCATCCTCGCCTTGAGCCTCCCTCTTTTCGAGGCTTTCATCTCCATGCTGAGAAGATTCATCCGCGGAGTCCCGATCTTTGCCGGCGATAATTACCACACCCATCACCGGCTTCTCTACCGGGGCTTGAGCGAGCGTAAAGCGGTGTCGATTCTGTACGCGGTGACGCTGTTTCTATCGGTTTCGGCGGTACTCAACAATATTATTCCCGAAAAAACCCGCTGGGCCTGGGTACCCCCCGTGCTTTATTTCGGTACCTTGATCTGGTTGACCTGGTGGGCGGGCTATCTGCGCCCTCAGGCGATCGGCAGGATATTCAGCCGGCGAGCCCGCAATTCGGTTCTCACCACCTTGGCTAAATACGCGTCGCAGACCATATCGACTCCTCACCGGGAAGTATCCCTGGAAGAAGTCTTCGATATCTGCCGACGGGAAATCAAATTGGATTGCCTCGAAGCCTGGTTCGAATCTTCGGGAACGGTTATCTGTTCCTGCCGGGCCCCGGGGTACTCGGGGGACGGCACGTCGGTTATCAAAATATCGCCCCCCACGGGAAGGACAGTCCTCGTCCGTTACACGTTCCGGGAAGGAATGAGCGAAGAAGAGCGGATCGACGCCCTCGCTTGCCTGGGCGGGATATTCGAACAAGCCGATACCGACGCCATTGCCCGCCGCCTCAACCTGCTCTGA